A stretch of Shinella zoogloeoides DNA encodes these proteins:
- the sufB gene encoding Fe-S cluster assembly protein SufB, protein MPAVQETIDQVRQIDVDQYKYGFETKIEMDKAPKGLSEDIIRFISAKKDEPDWMLEWRLDAYRRWLTMEEPTWARVDYPKIDFNDLYYYAAPKNQSGPKSLDEVDPELLKTYEKLGIPLREQEILAGVEKSKIAVDAVFDSVSVVTTFKEELKKAGVIFMSISEAIREHPELVKKYLGSVVPATDNFYATLNTAVFTDGSFVFVPKGVRCPMELSTYFRINEKNTGQFERTLIIAEEGAYVSYLEGCTAPQRDENQLHAAVVELVALDDAEIKYSTVQNWYPGDKEGKGGIYNFVTKRGDCRGKNSKISWTQVETGSAITWKYPSCILRGDGSRGEFYSIAVSNGHQQIDSGTKMIHLGKNTSSRIVSKGISAGFSNNTYRGQVSAHRKAENARNFTQCDSLLIGDKCGAHTVPYIEAKNATAQFEHEATTSKISEDQLFYCLQRGIPTEAAIALIVNGFVKEVIQELPMEFAVEAQKLIGISLEGSVG, encoded by the coding sequence ATGCCTGCGGTGCAGGAAACGATCGATCAGGTCCGTCAGATTGACGTCGACCAGTACAAATACGGCTTCGAGACGAAGATCGAGATGGACAAGGCCCCGAAGGGTCTTTCCGAGGATATTATCCGCTTCATCTCCGCCAAGAAGGACGAGCCGGATTGGATGCTCGAATGGCGCCTCGACGCCTATCGCCGCTGGCTGACCATGGAAGAGCCCACCTGGGCGCGCGTCGATTATCCCAAGATCGATTTCAACGACCTCTACTACTATGCCGCTCCGAAGAACCAGAGCGGCCCGAAGTCGCTCGACGAGGTCGATCCCGAGCTGCTGAAGACGTATGAGAAGCTGGGCATTCCGCTGCGCGAGCAGGAAATCCTCGCTGGCGTCGAAAAGTCCAAGATCGCCGTCGATGCCGTCTTCGATTCCGTGTCTGTTGTCACGACTTTCAAGGAAGAGCTGAAGAAGGCCGGCGTGATCTTCATGTCGATCTCGGAAGCCATCCGCGAACATCCCGAACTCGTGAAGAAGTATCTCGGCTCCGTCGTTCCGGCGACCGACAATTTCTACGCCACGCTGAATACCGCCGTCTTCACCGACGGTTCCTTCGTCTTCGTACCGAAGGGCGTTCGCTGCCCGATGGAACTGTCGACCTACTTCCGTATCAACGAGAAGAACACCGGCCAGTTTGAGCGCACGCTGATCATCGCGGAAGAGGGCGCTTACGTCTCCTACCTCGAAGGCTGCACCGCGCCGCAGCGTGACGAAAACCAGCTTCACGCCGCCGTGGTCGAACTCGTCGCGCTCGACGATGCCGAGATCAAGTATTCCACCGTCCAGAACTGGTATCCGGGCGACAAGGAAGGCAAGGGCGGCATCTACAACTTCGTGACGAAGCGCGGCGATTGCCGCGGCAAGAACTCGAAGATTTCGTGGACGCAGGTGGAAACCGGCTCCGCCATCACCTGGAAGTACCCGTCCTGCATCCTGCGCGGCGATGGCTCGCGCGGCGAGTTCTACTCGATCGCCGTTTCCAACGGCCATCAGCAGATCGACTCGGGCACGAAGATGATCCATCTCGGCAAGAACACGTCGAGCCGCATCGTTTCCAAGGGCATTTCCGCGGGCTTCTCCAACAACACCTATCGCGGTCAGGTCTCGGCCCACCGCAAGGCGGAGAACGCGCGCAACTTCACCCAGTGCGACTCGCTGCTGATCGGCGACAAGTGCGGTGCGCATACCGTGCCCTATATCGAGGCGAAGAACGCCACGGCCCAGTTCGAGCACGAGGCAACCACCTCGAAGATTTCCGAAGACCAGCTGTTCTACTGCCTGCAGCGCGGCATCCCGACCGAAGCGGCGATCGCGCTGATCGTCAACGGCTTCGTCAAGGAAGTCATTCAGGAACTGCCGATGGAATTCGCCGTCGAGGCGCAGAAGCTGATCGGCATCTCGCTGGAAGGCTCGGTCGGCTGA
- the sufD gene encoding Fe-S cluster assembly protein SufD, giving the protein MNMQTGMKLSVAETALCEAYDNAIGELPGDGAVLAARDTLISDFKAAGLPTRRVEAWHYTDLKALLRAVPAFDPAASVAKVGPLVEGSSVVSVANGLADARATAEGVTVRTFKDALVDGTAAAGLAARDGDDAIGRINGAFVRDGFVLDLADGTELEAPLEIQTIQNAGQTHTRFPAAFGANTKATVIERHVAGGENAAFVTTVSDITLADGAEITWIILQTQGAADTHLGQIRITLGTDAKLRLYVVNAGGKLVRQEIHVVVSGEGSDLTLRGINLLGGETHTDVTFTVGHDVPNTTSSEVIRNVIFDRARGVFQGQIRVAPDAQKTDAKMSCNTLLLSDEADFSAKPELEIFADDVQCGHGATVIDIDHTQLYYLMARGIPENKARAMLVNAFVAEIVEELEDEPLVEALEGIIAAWLEKHA; this is encoded by the coding sequence ATGAACATGCAGACAGGCATGAAGCTTTCGGTCGCCGAGACCGCGCTTTGCGAAGCCTATGACAACGCCATCGGCGAACTGCCGGGCGACGGCGCGGTTCTGGCCGCCCGCGACACGCTGATCAGCGACTTCAAGGCCGCCGGCCTTCCGACGCGCCGCGTGGAAGCCTGGCACTATACGGACCTCAAGGCGCTCCTGCGCGCCGTTCCGGCTTTCGATCCCGCAGCTTCGGTCGCCAAGGTCGGCCCGCTGGTCGAGGGTTCGTCCGTGGTTTCGGTCGCCAACGGCCTTGCCGACGCCCGCGCGACGGCCGAAGGCGTGACGGTGCGGACTTTCAAGGACGCGCTGGTGGACGGCACCGCCGCCGCAGGGCTTGCCGCCCGTGACGGCGACGATGCCATCGGCCGCATCAACGGCGCCTTCGTGCGCGACGGTTTCGTGCTCGATCTGGCTGACGGTACCGAGCTGGAAGCCCCGCTCGAGATCCAGACGATCCAGAATGCCGGCCAGACGCATACGCGCTTCCCGGCGGCCTTCGGCGCCAATACGAAGGCGACTGTCATCGAGCGCCATGTGGCCGGCGGCGAGAATGCTGCCTTCGTGACGACGGTCAGCGACATCACGCTTGCCGACGGTGCGGAGATCACCTGGATCATCCTGCAGACACAGGGCGCTGCGGATACCCATCTCGGCCAGATCCGCATCACGCTCGGCACCGACGCGAAGCTTCGCCTTTACGTGGTCAATGCCGGCGGCAAGCTTGTCCGGCAGGAAATCCATGTGGTCGTTTCGGGCGAGGGCTCGGACCTGACGCTGCGCGGCATCAACCTGCTCGGCGGTGAGACGCACACCGACGTGACCTTCACGGTCGGTCATGACGTGCCGAACACGACGTCGAGCGAAGTCATCCGCAACGTGATCTTCGATCGCGCCCGCGGTGTCTTCCAGGGCCAGATCCGCGTTGCGCCGGATGCCCAGAAGACCGACGCCAAGATGTCGTGCAACACGCTGCTGCTCTCCGACGAAGCCGACTTCTCCGCCAAGCCGGAGCTGGAAATCTTCGCCGACGACGTGCAGTGCGGCCACGGCGCGACCGTGATCGATATCGACCACACGCAGCTCTATTACCTGATGGCGCGCGGCATTCCGGAAAACAAGGCGCGCGCCATGCTGGTCAACGCCTTCGTCGCCGAGATCGTCGAAGAGCTGGAAGACGAGCCGCTGGTCGAAGCGCTGGAAGGCATCATCGCCGCCTGGCTGGAAAAGCACGCCTAG
- a CDS encoding alpha/beta hydrolase, with protein sequence MPEIIFNGPAGRLEGRYQPSKQKNAPIAIVLHPHPQFGGTMNNQIVYQLFYMFQKRGFTTLRFNFRGIGRSQGEFDHGAGELSDAASALDWVQSLHPDSKSCWVAGYSFGAWIGMQLLMRRPEIEGFMSIAPQPNIYDFSFLAPCPSSGLIINGDADKVAPEKDVNGLVEKLKTQKGILITHKTVSGANHFFNGQTETLMAECEDYLDRRLAGELTPEPAAKRIR encoded by the coding sequence ATGCCCGAAATCATCTTCAACGGACCCGCCGGTCGCCTTGAGGGCCGTTACCAGCCGTCCAAGCAGAAGAACGCCCCGATCGCCATCGTGCTGCACCCGCATCCGCAGTTCGGCGGCACGATGAACAACCAGATCGTCTACCAGCTCTTCTACATGTTCCAGAAGCGCGGTTTTACGACGCTCCGTTTCAATTTCCGCGGCATCGGCCGCAGCCAGGGTGAGTTCGACCACGGCGCGGGGGAACTCTCCGACGCCGCCTCGGCGCTCGACTGGGTGCAGAGCCTGCATCCCGATTCCAAGAGCTGCTGGGTCGCCGGCTACTCCTTCGGCGCCTGGATCGGCATGCAACTCCTGATGCGCCGCCCGGAGATCGAGGGCTTCATGTCCATCGCCCCGCAGCCGAACATCTACGACTTCTCGTTCCTCGCCCCCTGCCCGTCCTCCGGCCTCATCATCAACGGCGACGCCGACAAGGTTGCGCCGGAGAAGGACGTCAACGGCCTCGTCGAGAAGCTGAAGACGCAAAAGGGCATCCTGATCACGCACAAGACCGTGTCGGGCGCCAACCATTTCTTCAACGGCCAGACCGAGACGCTGATGGCGGAATGCGAGGATTATCTCGACCGACGCCTTGCCGGCGAACTGACGCCCGAGCCGGCCGCCAAGCGCATCCGCTGA
- the tyrS gene encoding tyrosine--tRNA ligase codes for MSEFKSDFLRTLKERGFIHQISDETGLDDLLAKETVTAYIGYDPTASSLHVGHLTQIMLLHWFQATGHRPISLMGGGTGMVGDPSFKDEARKLMTVETIEENIVSLKHVFANYLDYDHARNPALMINNAEWLRPLNYLEFLRDVGRHFSVNRMLSFDSVKTRLDREHSLSFLEFNYMILQAYDFVELSNRYGCRLQMGGSDQWGNIINGIDLGHRMGTPQLFALTSPLLTTSSGAKMGKSASGAVWLNKDLLPVYDFWQYWRNTEDADVVRFAKLFTTLPMDEIARLEKLGGSEINEAKKILATEVTAILHGRDAAEQAAETARKTFEEGAIADNLPSIDVATGELEAGIGLLTLVVKAGLAASNGEARRHVQGGAVRINDVAVSDERRAIGTADVSADGVIKLSLGKKKHILVRPA; via the coding sequence ATGTCCGAATTCAAATCCGATTTCCTTCGCACGCTGAAAGAGCGCGGCTTCATCCACCAGATTTCCGATGAAACCGGCCTCGACGACCTCCTCGCCAAGGAAACCGTGACCGCCTATATCGGCTATGATCCGACGGCATCGAGCCTGCATGTCGGCCACCTGACGCAGATCATGCTACTGCACTGGTTCCAGGCGACCGGGCACCGGCCCATCTCCCTGATGGGCGGCGGCACCGGCATGGTCGGCGATCCCTCGTTCAAGGACGAAGCGCGCAAGCTGATGACGGTCGAGACGATCGAGGAGAACATCGTCTCCCTGAAGCACGTCTTCGCCAACTATCTGGATTATGACCACGCCCGCAATCCGGCGTTGATGATCAACAACGCCGAGTGGCTGCGTCCCCTCAACTATCTGGAATTCCTGCGCGATGTCGGCCGCCACTTCTCGGTAAACCGCATGCTGTCGTTCGACAGCGTGAAGACGCGCCTCGACCGGGAGCATTCCCTGTCCTTCCTCGAATTCAACTACATGATCCTCCAGGCATACGACTTCGTCGAGCTTTCGAACCGTTACGGCTGCCGCCTGCAGATGGGCGGCTCCGACCAGTGGGGCAATATCATCAACGGCATCGACCTCGGTCACCGCATGGGCACGCCGCAGCTCTTTGCTCTCACCTCTCCGCTCCTGACGACCTCTTCCGGCGCGAAGATGGGCAAATCGGCATCCGGCGCGGTCTGGCTCAACAAGGACCTGCTGCCCGTCTACGATTTCTGGCAGTATTGGCGGAATACCGAGGACGCGGACGTCGTGCGCTTCGCGAAGCTTTTCACGACCTTGCCGATGGACGAGATTGCTCGCCTCGAAAAGCTCGGTGGTTCGGAAATCAACGAGGCCAAGAAGATCCTCGCTACGGAAGTAACCGCGATACTGCACGGCCGCGATGCGGCCGAACAGGCCGCGGAGACCGCGCGCAAAACCTTCGAGGAAGGCGCGATTGCCGATAACCTGCCCTCCATCGACGTCGCGACCGGTGAACTGGAAGCCGGCATCGGCCTCCTGACGCTCGTGGTGAAGGCCGGCCTTGCCGCCTCCAACGGCGAGGCGCGCCGCCACGTCCAGGGCGGCGCGGTGCGCATCAACGACGTCGCGGTCTCCGACGAGCGCCGCGCCATCGGCACGGCCGACGTGTCCGCCGACGGCGTGATCAAGCTGTCGCTCGGCAAGAAGAAGCACATCCTCGTTCGCCCGGCCTGA
- a CDS encoding GGDEF domain-containing protein: MSGAGFLLTVNFLIAQCFCLFFLAVSARSRNRAAARWFAGCFAVASLSTVFELLVAYVPPPKPWAILAFASMLGGMFMLRVGIGRLYGLKTNRWGLAALFAAFVALDYVIYDLPRGTLQHALLYQTPFAVTLGLSAFAAFRARAKSFVDRALVVLLAVTSVHFVAKAFAAVLAGSGETARDYLASQFALLSQSMGAVLIVAVGLMLLCVLVLEIVADEKVNAEIDPLSGLLNRRGFDNRVDALMAGQRPHSIVLCDLDHFKAVNDTHGHQGGDAAIRAFGEMLRAAAPKGALAARIGGEEFLLFLPHTGKEAALLFAHALRATRAVSPIAGLPPAVRVTSSFGVAEIGEKEPLRFAMRRADDALYAAKSAGRDFVREAEPPAVVLEVVKRAN, from the coding sequence ATGAGTGGCGCGGGTTTCCTGCTGACGGTGAATTTTCTCATCGCGCAGTGTTTTTGCCTGTTTTTCCTGGCGGTTTCCGCTCGGAGCCGCAATCGTGCCGCTGCCCGCTGGTTTGCCGGCTGTTTCGCCGTCGCCTCCCTGTCGACCGTCTTCGAGCTGCTCGTCGCCTATGTTCCCCCGCCGAAGCCCTGGGCGATCCTCGCCTTCGCCTCCATGCTCGGCGGCATGTTCATGCTGCGCGTCGGGATCGGCCGCCTCTATGGCCTGAAGACGAACCGGTGGGGGCTGGCCGCCCTTTTCGCCGCCTTCGTCGCGCTGGATTATGTTATCTACGATCTGCCGCGCGGCACCTTGCAGCACGCGCTTCTCTATCAGACGCCCTTTGCTGTGACGCTCGGCTTGAGCGCCTTCGCGGCCTTCAGGGCGCGGGCGAAATCCTTCGTCGACCGGGCGCTCGTCGTGTTGCTGGCGGTTACAAGCGTCCATTTCGTCGCCAAGGCCTTCGCGGCCGTTCTCGCCGGTTCGGGTGAGACGGCGAGGGATTACCTTGCCAGCCAGTTCGCCCTTTTGTCGCAAAGCATGGGGGCGGTGCTCATCGTCGCCGTCGGCCTCATGCTGCTCTGCGTGCTGGTGCTGGAGATCGTCGCGGACGAGAAGGTCAATGCCGAGATCGACCCGCTTTCCGGCCTGCTCAATCGCCGTGGCTTCGACAATCGCGTCGATGCGCTGATGGCCGGGCAGAGGCCGCACAGCATCGTCCTCTGCGACCTCGATCACTTCAAGGCGGTCAACGACACCCACGGTCATCAGGGCGGGGACGCGGCTATCCGCGCCTTCGGCGAGATGCTTCGCGCGGCGGCGCCGAAGGGCGCGCTGGCCGCGCGTATCGGTGGGGAGGAGTTCCTGCTGTTCCTGCCGCATACGGGTAAGGAGGCCGCCTTGCTGTTCGCCCACGCGCTGCGGGCGACGCGCGCGGTGTCGCCCATTGCGGGGCTTCCGCCGGCCGTGCGCGTGACGTCCAGCTTCGGCGTCGCCGAGATCGGTGAGAAGGAGCCCTTGCGCTTCGCCATGCGCCGCGCCGACGATGCGCTCTATGCCGCCAAGAGTGCCGGCCGCGATTTCGTGCGCGAGGCCGAGCCGCCGGCCGTGGTGCTCGAGGTCGTCAAGCGGGCGAACTGA
- the sufC gene encoding Fe-S cluster assembly ATPase SufC, with amino-acid sequence MLEIKNLHARIAEDGTEIIRGLNLTVKAGEVAAIMGPNGSGKSTLSYILSGREDYEVTEGDILYNGESILELDPAERASKGIFLAFQYPVEIPGVATMQFLKVAMNEQRKARGEGELTTPDFMRRVKEAAAELKIAPEMLRRPLNVGFSGGEKKRAEILQMSLLEPKLCVLDETDSGLDIDALKIVADGVNALRSPDRAVIVITHYQRLLDYIVPDTVHVLYKGQVIKSGDKTLAHELEANGYADIIGAAA; translated from the coding sequence ATGCTTGAAATCAAGAACCTGCACGCCCGCATCGCCGAAGACGGCACCGAGATCATCCGCGGCCTGAACCTCACCGTGAAGGCCGGCGAAGTCGCCGCCATCATGGGTCCGAATGGCTCCGGCAAGTCGACGCTTTCCTACATCCTTTCCGGCCGCGAGGACTATGAAGTCACCGAGGGCGACATCCTCTATAACGGCGAGAGCATCCTGGAACTCGATCCGGCAGAGCGCGCCTCCAAGGGTATCTTCCTTGCCTTCCAGTACCCGGTCGAAATCCCGGGCGTTGCCACCATGCAGTTCCTCAAGGTCGCGATGAACGAGCAGCGCAAGGCGCGCGGCGAGGGCGAGTTGACGACGCCGGACTTCATGCGCCGCGTCAAGGAAGCTGCCGCCGAACTGAAGATCGCGCCGGAAATGCTGCGCCGTCCGCTGAACGTCGGTTTCTCCGGCGGTGAGAAGAAGCGCGCCGAGATCCTGCAGATGTCGCTGCTGGAGCCGAAGCTATGCGTTCTCGACGAGACCGATTCCGGCCTCGACATCGACGCCCTCAAGATCGTCGCCGACGGCGTCAACGCGCTCCGCTCGCCGGATCGCGCCGTCATCGTCATCACGCACTACCAGCGCCTGCTCGACTACATCGTGCCGGATACGGTCCACGTTCTCTACAAGGGCCAGGTCATCAAGTCCGGCGACAAGACGCTGGCGCACGAGCTGGAAGCCAACGGCTATGCCGACATCATCGGTGCTGCCGCCTGA
- a CDS encoding cysteine desulfurase family protein, translated as MTKTERTYLDWNATAPLLAAAREAFVAALDMVGNPSSVHGEGRALRMLVEAARRDVAALVNTAPAHVIFTSGATEAANLVLTPDYRMGRTPLAIGHLYVSEIEHPAVREGGRFVRENVTTVPVTRAGIVDIEALEVLLQGHDKARGLPMVAVMLANNETGIVQPVKAAAEVVRRHGGLLVVDAVQAVGRMPVDIEALDADFLIISSHKLGGPKGAGALVTRGEVLMPAPLIRGGGQEKGHRSGTENPAALAGFAAAARAAVADMAERNTRIAGLRDGLEAGMRLVANDVIVHGADGERIANTSFFSLPGLKSETGQIAFDLEGIALSAGSACSSGKVGQSHVLTAMGFDAMLGGLRVSLGAGSTQADVDRFLAAFSRVVSRRRVTGNAA; from the coding sequence ATGACGAAGACGGAGCGCACATATCTCGACTGGAACGCCACCGCGCCCTTGCTGGCAGCGGCGCGCGAGGCCTTCGTCGCGGCGCTCGACATGGTCGGCAATCCGTCTTCCGTGCACGGCGAGGGCCGGGCCTTGCGCATGCTGGTGGAGGCTGCGCGGCGTGATGTCGCCGCGCTCGTCAATACGGCCCCTGCCCATGTCATCTTCACCAGTGGCGCGACCGAGGCGGCGAACCTCGTCCTGACGCCCGACTATCGCATGGGGCGCACGCCGCTTGCCATCGGCCACCTCTATGTTTCCGAGATCGAGCATCCGGCAGTTCGCGAAGGCGGCCGTTTCGTCCGCGAGAACGTGACGACTGTTCCGGTCACGCGCGCCGGTATTGTCGATATCGAGGCGCTGGAAGTCCTGCTGCAGGGCCATGACAAGGCCAGGGGCCTGCCGATGGTCGCCGTCATGCTGGCCAATAACGAGACGGGCATCGTGCAGCCCGTGAAGGCCGCCGCGGAAGTCGTACGCCGTCATGGCGGGCTTCTCGTGGTGGATGCGGTGCAGGCCGTTGGCCGCATGCCTGTCGATATCGAGGCGCTGGATGCCGACTTCTTGATCATCTCCTCGCACAAGCTGGGTGGCCCTAAGGGTGCGGGCGCGCTTGTGACGCGCGGCGAAGTGCTGATGCCGGCGCCGCTCATCCGCGGGGGCGGGCAGGAGAAGGGGCATCGTTCCGGCACGGAGAACCCGGCCGCGCTTGCCGGCTTTGCCGCTGCGGCGCGTGCGGCGGTTGCCGATATGGCTGAACGCAATACCCGGATCGCCGGTCTGCGCGACGGGCTGGAAGCGGGCATGCGGCTCGTCGCCAATGACGTCATCGTTCATGGCGCGGATGGCGAGCGTATCGCCAATACGTCCTTCTTCAGCCTGCCGGGTCTCAAGTCCGAGACGGGACAGATCGCCTTCGATCTCGAAGGTATCGCGCTTTCGGCCGGCTCCGCCTGCTCTTCCGGCAAGGTCGGACAGAGCCATGTGCTGACTGCAATGGGATTCGACGCCATGCTCGGCGGGTTGCGTGTCTCGCTCGGGGCGGGGTCCACGCAGGCCGATGTGGACCGATTTCTGGCCGCTTTCTCACGCGTCGTCTCCCGGCGACGCGTGACCGGGAACGCGGCCTGA
- a CDS encoding anhydro-N-acetylmuramic acid kinase has product MTVMRTAIGLMSGTSLDGIDVALLRTDGEAVVERGPSTGRSYDAAFRRRLQAALETAKTMGERRERPGDLAGIERELTLRHAEAVRAFLAENNLAPSDVDVIGFHGQTVLHRPNEALTVQLGDGALLARETGIDTVYDMRANDMAHGGQGAPLIPAYHAALAAGLTRSSGKAVVFVNIGGISNITFIGSGGDIVAFDSGPGNTLIDQWVEAHAGIPYDQGGMIASEGRVDAELAERYLGHAFFTDPVRRSLDRNDFRPPEGADASLEDGARTLAHVTAAAILRSARHLPERPRLYVVCGGGRLNRVIMGDLAALAGVEGAEVVAAEAVGLDGDSMEAEAWAYLAVRSLRALPLTFPATTGVRAPVSGGVLAKDVLAG; this is encoded by the coding sequence ATGACGGTTATGCGGACGGCGATCGGTTTGATGAGCGGCACGAGCCTCGACGGCATCGACGTGGCATTGTTGCGCACGGATGGCGAGGCGGTCGTCGAGCGTGGTCCGTCCACGGGACGCTCCTACGACGCCGCCTTCCGCCGCCGGCTGCAGGCCGCGCTGGAAACGGCCAAGACGATGGGCGAGCGTCGCGAGCGGCCGGGTGATCTTGCCGGGATCGAGCGAGAATTGACCCTTCGCCATGCGGAAGCGGTGCGGGCGTTCCTTGCGGAAAACAATCTTGCGCCTTCCGATGTCGATGTCATCGGCTTCCACGGCCAGACGGTGCTGCACCGGCCCAACGAGGCGCTGACCGTGCAGCTCGGCGATGGGGCGCTTCTCGCCCGTGAGACGGGTATCGACACCGTCTACGACATGCGGGCGAACGACATGGCGCATGGCGGGCAGGGCGCGCCGCTCATCCCCGCCTATCATGCCGCGCTCGCCGCCGGCCTTACCCGCTCTTCCGGCAAGGCCGTCGTCTTCGTCAATATCGGCGGCATTTCCAACATCACCTTCATCGGCAGCGGGGGTGATATTGTCGCCTTTGACAGTGGGCCGGGCAATACGCTGATCGACCAATGGGTCGAGGCTCATGCCGGCATCCCCTATGACCAGGGCGGCATGATCGCCTCGGAAGGCCGGGTTGATGCGGAACTTGCGGAACGCTATCTGGGCCATGCCTTTTTCACGGATCCGGTGCGCCGCTCTCTCGATCGCAACGATTTTCGCCCGCCTGAAGGAGCCGATGCGAGCCTTGAAGATGGCGCGCGCACGCTGGCGCATGTCACCGCCGCCGCCATCCTTCGCTCCGCCCGCCACCTGCCGGAGCGGCCGAGGCTCTATGTCGTGTGCGGCGGCGGTCGACTCAACCGCGTGATCATGGGCGATCTTGCGGCGCTTGCCGGAGTGGAGGGCGCGGAGGTGGTGGCCGCCGAGGCCGTCGGTCTTGACGGCGACAGCATGGAGGCGGAGGCCTGGGCCTATCTCGCCGTGCGCTCCCTTCGCGCGCTGCCACTGACGTTCCCGGCGACGACCGGCGTCCGCGCGCCTGTCAGCGGCGGTGTTCTGGCGAAGGACGTCCTTGCGGGTTAA
- a CDS encoding cysteine desulfurase: MEHAPALAYDVEAIRKDFPILSKTLYGKPLVYLDNGASAQKPQVVIDAVAHAYSNEYANVHRGLHFLSNAATDAYEAAREKVRRFLNASSVDEIVFTKSSTEAINTVAYGYGMPKIGEGDEIVLSIMEHHSNIVPWHFIRERQGAKLVWAPVDETGAFQIEEFEKCLTERTKLIAITHMSNALGTIVPVKEVCRIARERGIPVLVDGSQGAVHMPVDVRDIDCDWYVMTGHKLYGPSGIGVLYGKMDRLREMRPFQGGGEMIVDVSEDIVTYNDPPHRFEAGTPPIVQAIGLGYALDYMEKIGRAAISAHEADLRDYAHERLSAINSLRIFGTAPGKGSIFSFELEGIHAHDVSMVIDRAGVAVRAGTHCAQPLLKRFGVTSTCRASFGLYNTRAEVDALADALDHARKFFA, from the coding sequence ATGGAACACGCACCCGCACTGGCCTACGACGTCGAGGCGATCCGCAAGGATTTCCCCATCCTGTCGAAAACGCTCTATGGCAAGCCGCTGGTTTATCTCGACAACGGCGCTTCGGCGCAGAAGCCGCAGGTGGTGATCGACGCGGTCGCACATGCCTATTCCAACGAATATGCAAACGTGCACCGCGGCCTCCACTTCCTGTCGAATGCCGCCACGGACGCCTATGAGGCGGCGCGCGAAAAAGTGCGCCGTTTCCTGAATGCCTCTTCGGTCGACGAGATCGTCTTCACGAAATCCTCGACCGAGGCGATCAACACAGTCGCCTATGGCTATGGCATGCCCAAGATCGGCGAGGGCGATGAGATCGTCCTTTCGATCATGGAGCATCACTCCAACATCGTGCCGTGGCATTTCATCCGCGAGCGGCAGGGTGCGAAGCTCGTCTGGGCGCCGGTCGATGAAACGGGCGCGTTCCAGATCGAAGAGTTCGAGAAGTGCCTGACGGAGCGCACCAAGCTCATCGCCATCACGCATATGTCGAATGCGCTCGGCACCATCGTTCCGGTCAAGGAAGTCTGCCGCATTGCGCGCGAGCGTGGCATTCCGGTTCTGGTGGATGGCTCGCAGGGGGCCGTGCACATGCCGGTCGACGTGCGCGACATCGATTGCGACTGGTACGTGATGACCGGCCACAAGCTCTACGGCCCCTCGGGCATCGGCGTGCTCTACGGCAAGATGGATCGCCTCCGCGAGATGCGCCCGTTCCAGGGCGGTGGCGAGATGATCGTCGACGTGAGCGAGGATATCGTCACCTACAACGACCCGCCGCACCGCTTCGAGGCTGGCACGCCGCCCATCGTGCAGGCGATCGGCCTCGGCTATGCACTTGATTACATGGAAAAGATCGGCCGCGCGGCGATCTCCGCCCATGAGGCGGATCTGCGAGACTATGCCCATGAGCGGCTTTCGGCGATCAATTCGCTGCGCATCTTCGGCACTGCGCCGGGCAAGGGCTCCATCTTCTCCTTCGAGCTGGAAGGCATCCATGCCCATGACGTGTCGATGGTGATCGACCGGGCAGGGGTCGCGGTGCGCGCCGGCACCCATTGCGCCCAGCCGCTCTTGAAACGCTTCGGCGTCACCTCCACATGCCGGGCATCGTTCGGCCTCTACAATACGCGTGCAGAGGTCGATGCATTGGCCGATGCGCTCGACCATGCCCGCAAGTTTTTTGCCTAG